From a single Theropithecus gelada isolate Dixy chromosome 10, Tgel_1.0, whole genome shotgun sequence genomic region:
- the ACTL10 gene encoding actin-like protein 10 yields the protein MASTALLALCSTGAFSGLAVEAGAGVCHATPIYAGHSWHQATFRLNVAGSTLSRYLRDLLVAANPDLLQHALPRKAITHLKKRSCYVSLDFEGDLRDTARHHPASFSMGNGCCVCLSSERFRCPEPIFQPGLLGQAGPGLPALAFRALQKMPETLRTRLADTVVLAGGSTLFPGFAERLDKELEAQCRRHGYAALRPHLVAKHGRGMAVWTGGSMVASLHSFQRRWITRAMYQECGSRLLYDVFN from the coding sequence ATGGCTAGCACCGCGTTGTTGGCGCTCTGCTCCACTGGCGCGTTCAGCGGGCTGGCCGTAGAGGCGGGCGCGGGCGTGTGCCACGCCACGCCCATCTACGCGGGTCACTCGTGGCACCAGGCCACCTTCCGGCTGAACGTGGCAGGCAGCACCCTGTCGCGCTACCTGCGGGATCTGCTGGTGGCGGCGAACCCTGACCTCTTGCAGCACGCCCTGCCCCGCAAGGCCATCACACATCTCAAGAAGCGCAGCTGCTACGTGTCCCTGGACTTCGAGGGCGACCTCCGCGATACCGCCCGCCACCATCCGGCCAGTTTCAGCATGGGTAACGGGTGCTGCGTCTGCCTTAGCAGCGAGCGATTCCGCTGCCCCGAACCCATCTTCCAGCCAGGCCtgctgggccaggctgggccgGGGCTGCCCGCGCTGGCCTTCCGGGCGCTGCAGAAGATGCCCGAAACGCTGCGGACACGACTAGCAGACACCGTGGTGCTGGCCGGTGGCTCCACGCTGTTTCCTGGCTTCGCCGAGCGCCTGGACAAGGAGCTGGAGGCGCAGTGCCGGCGGCACGGCTACGCGGCCCTGCGGCCCCACCTGGTGGCCAAGCATGGGCGTGGCATGGCTGTGTGGACTGGCGGCTCCATGGTGGCCTCCCTTCACTCCTTCCAGCGCCGCTGGATAACCCGGGCCATGTACCAGGAGTGTGGCTCCAGGCTGCTGTACGATGTGTTCAACTGA